The genomic window TGATCATCGGCACGGATCCGCACGACGACGACCGGCTCGAAGAACGCCGCAGCATCGAGCTCGAGATGCTGCGCGGGCGGACGATCGCGGCGATCATCGCCTCGACTTTGGTGCTCATCTTACCGTGGCCGGCGGCGGGTGCCTTGCGGCCGTTGCCGATCATCGCATGGTTCAGTGCCGGTCTTTTTGCGTATGTCTACGTCAAACGCGCGCACGATCTCACGCGCATCCGGCTCATCACGCACCTGCTCGTCTCGTTCGACATCGGCTCGTCGATTCTGCTCGTCTATCTCTATTGGCCGACGGTCGCAGCCGCCTGGGCCGCGATGCTTGCCCTCATCGTCTATGCCGCGACACGCCAACGGGAGATCGGCGCGGCCATCACCGGCGTGCTCACGACGCTGCTGCTGTTCGCCGGTTACGTTTTCCATCGAAGCGGCATCGTCGGCGAACCGGCTGCGCTGAACCTTCTCGCGCAAGTCGCGTTCACGTGGCTGACCGTGCTCATGACCGGCATGCTCGTGCGCGCGACGGTCGCGCGCACGGACATGCTCGCGGCGCAGCGCGCGTCGCTCGAGACGGCGGTCGCAAGCGAAAGCACGAAGCGCGCCGACTCCGAGGCGCAGGCCGACACGTTGCGGCGCGTCGTCGAATTAGCGGTGACGCTGCTGCGGGAGCGCGAACTTGACGCGCTGCTCGACCGCGTGCTTGACGTGACGCTTCGGACATTCGGCTTTCGCTGCGGCGGCATTCTCGTCGCGCAGCGCGAACGCGAGATTTTCGCCTATCGAACCGTCTCGGGTTATACAGATGCTGTCGCGCGGCGCCTGCTCGAACGCGAAGTGTCGTTCGCAAGCGTGGAGATCAAATTAGACAACCGGTTCTGTATCGCGCCATCGGTCTATTACGTGCCCGTCGAGCGTCAGACATGGCATGTGGATCCCGATCTCTGCTACCGGCCGGAACGGGCAATCGAGCAGCGGTCGGCTCGCGATGCATGGCACGAAGCCGACAATCTCTTCATCTCCCTGACGTCGTCGTCGGGCGATGTCATCGGCGTGCTCTGTCCGGACGCGCCGATCGACGAAAAAGTTCCGTCAACGGCGACCATGCGCAACGTCGCACTTTTCGCCCGGCTCGCGGCTGCGGCGATCGAGAACGTCTATCTCGTCTCCACCGAACAGCATCGTGCCCTCGCGCTCGAGCGGCGTTCGGCCGATGCAGAGTCGCTGGCTGAGCAACGCCGCCGCCAAGCCGACCGCTTGGCGCGCATCCTCGATGTCACCGCCGCCATCTTCCGCGAGCGCGATCTCGACTCGATGTTGCGCAATATCCTCACCGTGACGCTCGATACCTTCGGATTCGCGGCCGGCTCGATATCGACGCGCGAACCAAACCGCGACGTTTTCGTGCGGCGTGCCGCGCTCGGTTACGGTCCGGATGTCGTGGGCCAGGAAACATCGGTCGCGGAGATGCGGCGCATGATGTCTCCGCGCGGCAAGTACCGCAACACCTACTACTACGTTCCGATGGAGCTCAACGTGGACGGCGGTATCACGCGCAACGAAGACCTCGTCGTGCTGCCGCGCATCCAACCGGGAGATTGGCACGAGCTCGACTTGTTGATCTTTCCCATCTTCGATTCGCGCGGCGAGATCATCGGTATTCTTTCACCCGACGACCCGCGCAACCGTCTCGTGCCGGATGACGAGACCGTGCGCACGATCGAGGTGTTCGCGCAGCTCGCGGGCCTGGCGGTCGAAACCGCGCGCATGCGCGAAGCCACCCCAACATAATGTAGGGCGGACCTTCAT from Candidatus Eremiobacteraceae bacterium includes these protein-coding regions:
- a CDS encoding GAF domain-containing protein, producing MVIIGTDPHDDDRLEERRSIELEMLRGRTIAAIIASTLVLILPWPAAGALRPLPIIAWFSAGLFAYVYVKRAHDLTRIRLITHLLVSFDIGSSILLVYLYWPTVAAAWAAMLALIVYAATRQREIGAAITGVLTTLLLFAGYVFHRSGIVGEPAALNLLAQVAFTWLTVLMTGMLVRATVARTDMLAAQRASLETAVASESTKRADSEAQADTLRRVVELAVTLLRERELDALLDRVLDVTLRTFGFRCGGILVAQREREIFAYRTVSGYTDAVARRLLEREVSFASVEIKLDNRFCIAPSVYYVPVERQTWHVDPDLCYRPERAIEQRSARDAWHEADNLFISLTSSSGDVIGVLCPDAPIDEKVPSTATMRNVALFARLAAAAIENVYLVSTEQHRALALERRSADAESLAEQRRRQADRLARILDVTAAIFRERDLDSMLRNILTVTLDTFGFAAGSISTREPNRDVFVRRAALGYGPDVVGQETSVAEMRRMMSPRGKYRNTYYYVPMELNVDGGITRNEDLVVLPRIQPGDWHELDLLIFPIFDSRGEIIGILSPDDPRNRLVPDDETVRTIEVFAQLAGLAVETARMREATPT